Proteins encoded by one window of Arachis hypogaea cultivar Tifrunner chromosome 1, arahy.Tifrunner.gnm2.J5K5, whole genome shotgun sequence:
- the LOC112705902 gene encoding probable F-box protein At4g22030 — translation MMAFISTISIHPSTLLSSRFISSKRLINAAIRIPKLNSRPFNNNNLSVPKIPSSRDLVQDYVMSTTHSKMLQHNHNIKTLELLSILEAVAERAEIHKNVGEQRDNWNKLLLNSINMITLAAATMVAVADSHGGGGASSISALNLSSTLLFSAATGMLLVMNKIQPSQLAEEQRKATRSFKQLQTQIETTLALGVPTEEDVKSSIAKVLAIEKAYPLPLLGGAMLEKFPAKFEPAVWWPRRNNKTKSDHQEGKALMNMNGWSEELEMELREVIEVVKRKDVEDYERLGNKALKANKILAIAGPLLTAIAAVGSVFVAGNNGAGVVSAMAGSMAAVVNAFEHGGQVGMVFEMYRNCGGFFKQLEETVEATLEENDFDKRENGQVFELKVALQLGRSVSQLRELASKSASCRVEGISIDEFASKMF, via the coding sequence ATGATGGCTTTCATTTCCACCATTTCCATACACCCCTCAACTCTGCTTTCTTCTCGTTTCATCTCCTCAAAGAGACTAATAAATGCAGCAATCCGTATTCCAAAGCTAAATAGCAGacctttcaataataataatctctCGGTGCCAAAGATACCTTCTTCAAGAGATCTCGTTCAAGATTATGTGATGAGCACCACACACTCAAAAATGTTACAGCATAATCATAACATTAAGACCCTTGAGCTCTTATCAATCTTGGAGGCCGTAGCTGAGAGAGCTGAGATTCACAAAAACGTTGGGGAACAACGTGATAATTGGAACAAGCTCCTTCTCAACAGCATCAACATGATTACACTTGCTGCAGCAACAATGGTTGCTGTTGCTGACAGTCACGGCGGCGGCGGGGCATCATCCATTTCAGCACTCAACCTATCTTCCACCCTATTGTTTTCTGCAGCAACTGGAATGCTTCTTGTGATGAACAAGATCCAGCCCTCGCAACTCGCTGAAGAACAACGCAAAGCAACTAGGTCTTTTAAGCAGCTTCAGACTCAAATCGAAACCACACTCGCTCTTGGAGTTCCAACCGAAGAAGATGTCAAGTCCTCAATAGCAAAGGTTTTGGCCATTGAGAAAGCTTATCCGCTTCCATTGTTGGGCGGGGCTATGCTTGAAAAGTTTCCTGCAAAATTCGAACCTGCTGTTTGGTGGCCAAGAAGGAACAACAAGACCAAAAGTGATCATCAAGAAGGAAAGGCTCTGATGAATATGAACGGGTGGAGTGAAGAACTAGAAATGGAACTTAGGGAGGTTATTGAAGTTGTGAAGAGAAAAGATGTTGAAGATTATGAGAGGCTTGGAAACAAGGCACTGAAAGCAAACAAGATTCTGGCCATTGCAGGCCCCTTGCTCACTGCCATTGCAGCTGTGGGATCTGTGTTTGTGGCGGGGAATAACGGTGCAGGTGTGGTTTCTGCCATGGCTGGGTCAATGGCAGCTGTAGTCAACGCTTTTGAGCATGGCGGGCAGGTAGGGATGGTGTTTGAGATGTACAGAAACTGCGGTGGGTTCTTCAAGCAATTAGAAGAAACAGTTGAAGCCACCCTTGAAGAGAATGATTTTGACAAGAGAGAGAATGGACAAGTGTTTGAATTGAAGGTGGCTTTGCAATTGGGAAGAAGTGTGTCTCAGCTCAGAGAACTCGCTTCTAAATCAGCTTCTTGTCGAGTCGAAGGGATTTCCATTGATGAATTTGCAAGCAAGATGTTCTAA